From a single Chlorocebus sabaeus isolate Y175 chromosome X, mChlSab1.0.hap1, whole genome shotgun sequence genomic region:
- the DYNLT3 gene encoding dynein light chain Tctex-type 3 encodes MEEYHRHCDEVGFNAEEAHNIVKECVDGVLGGEDYNHNNINQWTASIVEQSLTHLVKLGKAYKYIVTCAVVQKSAYGFHTASSCFWDTTSDGTCTVRWENRTMNCIVNVFAIAIVL; translated from the exons ATGGAGGAGTACCATCGCCACTGCGACGAG GTTGGCTTCAATGCTGAGGAAGCCCACAATATTGTCAAAGAG TGTGTAGATGGGGTTTTAGGTGGTGAAGATTATAATCACAACAACATCAACCAGTGGACCGCAAGCATAGTGGAACAATCCTTAACACATTTGGTTAAGTTGGGAAAAGCTTATAAATATATTG TGACCTGTGCAGTGGTCCAGAAGAGCGCATATGGCTTTCACACAGCCAGCTCCTGCTTTTGGGATACCACATCTGATG gAACCTGTACCGTAAGATGGGAGAACCGGACCATGAACTGTATTGTCAATGTTTTTGCCATTGCTATTGTTCTTTAA